From the genome of Streptomyces sp. NBC_01341, one region includes:
- a CDS encoding cupin domain-containing protein — protein MAGRPHAGMSGETVPERVRGALPKGVELYHLKPDGSIELADREGSRPLGAERALLRFIDDGQFAHYLIGDAGTSPERPSNATVKLGVVGPRSAFTPHAHGGEHFVLSLGHAACGLHDEHRDRVTEVPLAPGMLIRIPEMMPHSFANRGTDPLTILAANSGYGIDHEDYAVTAEEAERRADGGTTAAGGLTVPTAAEYRALATALRGIEHMQRERGIPGTTVRERLAARLRRVATALEVHR, from the coding sequence ATGGCCGGGAGACCGCATGCCGGGATGTCCGGTGAGACGGTGCCGGAAAGAGTCCGGGGCGCCCTGCCCAAGGGCGTGGAGCTGTACCACCTGAAGCCGGACGGCAGCATCGAACTGGCGGACCGTGAGGGCAGCCGGCCCCTGGGAGCCGAGCGGGCGCTGCTCCGCTTCATCGACGACGGACAGTTCGCCCACTACCTGATAGGCGACGCGGGCACATCGCCCGAGCGCCCTTCGAACGCCACCGTCAAGCTCGGCGTCGTGGGGCCGCGCAGTGCCTTCACCCCGCACGCCCATGGCGGGGAGCACTTCGTCCTCAGCCTTGGTCACGCCGCGTGCGGCCTCCACGACGAGCACCGCGACCGCGTCACCGAAGTCCCCCTGGCGCCGGGGATGCTGATACGCATCCCCGAGATGATGCCCCACTCCTTCGCCAACCGGGGCACCGATCCGCTGACGATCCTCGCGGCCAACTCCGGATACGGGATCGACCACGAGGACTACGCCGTGACCGCCGAGGAGGCGGAGCGCCGCGCCGACGGCGGGACGACGGCGGCGGGCGGACTCACCGTGCCGACCGCCGCCGAGTACCGCGCCCTCGCCACCGCCCTGCGCGGCATCGAGCACATGCAGCGGGAACGGGGCATCCCCGGCACCACGGTCCGCGAGCGCCTGGCGGCCCGGCTGCGCCGCGTCGCGACGGCACTGGAGGTCCACCGGTGA